ATGCAGAACACATCAAACTGTTGATCTCCATTAACAATACGTTGTGGGGGCGAAAAGTCATATGGCTTGTGGATCATATCAAGTTTAGTCAATGGTTGGTCGGCGGGGCGTGACCCTAAATCAAGACCGGCCAAATTGATTAATGACATGAAACAAAATGCAAGTGCAAACCCATAACAAGTCTTGTAGATTTTGTAACCATAGAATCATTATATATTGGACACATACATAtttaatttgttcacaaaatacCATGTTGAAGCAACCATTCAGATCCAGTACTCTATAGCAAAAGAAGCTGTACCAAAATACATGTAAACCATGCAGAGTTAGAGAACTAAAGAGTAGCTCTTCTGTTCTTTCGATCCTTGAAGTCGGCAATTATATCTTCATCATTTTATTGTGCTGTAATTTCTCGGTCTATTTGTAGTAGCAAGCTGTTGGCAAGGAAACCATCTTCCATCTTGTTACGCAGCCTTGTCTTGATGATCTTCCATCTTGTTGGCAAGAAAATACACGCTCTGCACTCCTGCACATAACCTACTGATAAATGGCCCATAAATGGGTAAATTTCACAAATCTGAATTTCTGAACATTGCATCATAACAATGAACTAGCGTTGGCTCTGAAATCCTTAATCTTGGATAACAGATACACATGTATGTGGGAAAACTATGAGGTTGAAATCAACATCCCAATTGCTCCTAGGGTTCCTGGATCAAAGCTCCTACCAACATTCGAATGGGATTAATCGAAATTATCAAAGGGGAAAAAGTTAGGATGAATGCAGGCGGCAACTAGCAGCTTGGAGTGCAGGAGCGGGGCTCTAAAATCAGTCTTGCCGAGTTGCCGTCTTGGACTCTTGGTATTGGATCCAAACGCCGAGCAGCAGCTAGCAGCTTGGAGCGCAGGAGCGGGGCTTGGAGACTGGAGAGGCAGAGCAACTGGAGCTTGGAGGTCTTGGAGCGCCTGGTCAAGGGCTCGAGGCGACAGTCCCCCACGACCGCAAGGTCGGCGGTGCAGCGACGGCGAGCtactaaggccctgtttgtttcagcttcggattctgtctttcagcttttataatccgaagctgaaacaaacaagcagcttttggttatagctttttaaaatctgctggttggattgtgagaatctgagaagctggttttcctcagcttttgatagattgtgaaagtccattttactaaactgtccattaaatttttttataatctacagtctaaaagcttttaacaatccagcttttataagctgcttttcagaatctctagctgaaacaaacaggcctaAGGTGAATGCGAACACGGTCACACGGTTCTCGTCTTCTCGAGCCCTACTTGATAGCAGCATGGGCCAAGTAGTGTGCTTTTCCACTTGGTAGAAGGCTTGATAcactgctaattttttttttcgtttttggGAAACCCGGGCAGAGCCCAGTATGGTCCCCAACGCCCTCCGCATCTCCCGTGTGTCAGCATCAACAAAACTAGCAAGGTGGTCTTTATCATAATAACctttgattaaaaaatagttttttagttttttacaaGGTTAGtgttatttagttacaaaacacataaaattagaaaaaataaaaattatgttagtggaaagaaaattatttatgctctaaaCTTATACTCGAATTTTATATATGTATTGGTTcgattcatatatattttaattaaaagtTAAAATCGTACGTCAGGGGTAGACAATCTaaacaaaatcaaaatatgTTTGTCTTGCTTGCTGCTTGCTTGATGTAACGATCTTTAGCTACACGATGTTCCttaatttattatcttagtaagaattttgaaaaatattaattattttttattatgaattttagctattgattaattgtattttacttGGAaactttatttaggtatttgatttttataataattttttataagactatatttgatatgtatccttattttttctattctaacaccaattttaattattttttatttcattttatttggactctttatttagatattttgcttcctaaactgtatgaaaattgaattgctaatttttcataagttttaattccgaatttagatatttattaatcatatttgatgtggatttttttttctaaatttaaatatttattaatcgtatttaatATGTGTTTTTTGTTTAATCTAGATCGTTAGAGGTTCGTAATAATGAGTGATTtagatctttttatttttttcgattaatatgataattttgtgattTTAAGGGCGAAAGTGATATTTTTTTacctcaaataataatataatagatgatGACAAATATTCCAGCAATGTCCTGGTCCTCTGCTAACATGTCTGTTATATTCGTGGCCTGGTAATCCAGGTCAGGAGCAATGTAATCTCAGCAAGTACTCTTGCATAATCCTTTGAGAGGCTCTGACAATCGTTACTTGCGTGGTGTCGAGCACGATGTTGAGGCTAACTGCGGAAAAAAGGGTGCACGTAATGAGCCACCACTGTTGACAGTGCGATCGATAAACAGCTGCTACTAGGTGATGGAATGGAGAGTTGTCCACTTTGAAAACTGCAAAATATTCCAAGCAAAAGGACATGCGGGCGGATCCGCGTTGCCCAGGACCAGACGTTCGTTGAACTAGCTTGTCAGTCGGTCACTCACCTAGTCATCCATCTTCTAGAGCACACGGACTGCATGCTTGGAACCGAAGGTATCTACTGATGCTCTTACAAAGTTAATATattgtttttttataatttaaattttatagagaaatttatttttattagattatgAGATTTTGTAGTACATTTAACTTgtgaattataaaaattaacttTTAGATTatgactttttatttttattttttcttttgaagttaGAATCTAtagtcaaaataaaaaataaataatcacGATTTAAAAATTGATTCTCACAATTCGCTAACCAAGTTTTATATATAAATTCCTACAATCTACAACCAAATAGGAAAAATATTCTTCACAAAATTCAAATTACGACGATCACGGCAAAAACAAATAACCGCTTCTAGATTGCAGCTTCGTCTCCCTCGCCTCCGCCACGGCCCCTCCTTCCTTCCCGTCCAAGTCGCCGAGTCGTCGCACTCACCACCAGCCCACCAACATCACTTATATCGCAAGTCGGCAACGAGGAGTTGAGCGCCCAGACACTACCAGTCAACCACTCCTCGCGGCTGCGTCGTCCGTGCATTCGATCCTTGCCCGGCGCGCGCTCGGCCCGCACGTACGGGGATAGCCGTCATGCTCCAGGCGAGCTCGGAGCGGCCGGCCGCGAGACTTTGGGTGCCGGGGATGGGCCCGCAGCTGATGGACGCGGGGTCCGCGAGGGCGCAGGAGATCGCGCGCCGGCGGGAGGAGATGATGGGGATGCTGCACGACCTCCCCGAGTCCGAGTACGAGCTCTCGCTCACCGACCTCGTCGAGAAGGCCGGGGGTGAAGCCGTGGTCGCGGCCGCGCCGTCCGAGGAGAAGGAGCTGGGACCGACCGGCTGGTCGGTGTCCGGTAGGCAAGCGGGGCAGCAACAGCAGCCGACTCCAGCGGGGAGGCCGGAGCGGAGGGGGTCCGCGCGGCGACGGGACAGCGGGAGCGGGAGCAGCTTCCGCAGCAGCAGCGACGGCGTCCTGCTCAACTTCTACATGCCCCGATCCCTCACCCGGAGTTTCACCGCGCCGCGGCCCAGCCGGACGCCGTTGGTCTCCGGCTGCCGGACTCCCAGTGTCTCCTCCGACTGTAACAAAAGGTAATCAACCATCTCGAAACCTTCCTCAAAAAAATTAATCGTCCCCAAACTCTCTCCATAGCCATAGGActtgatcgatcagtttgattGCAAATTAGCAGAACATGAAAGACAAATTCATAAAGCAAAATTACTTCCTTCGATTTTATTTCTTCATGAAGCAAATCCATGCGTTGAAAGGTGGCACAAAGCCTAGCTGAGTACGTATAATTCAAAGCCGGCACGACATTTCAAAGGTGCAAAACGGTCGTAGTTGAGGTGCTAGCTGCCGAGCTGCACGCTGATTAATTTTTCTCCACTTTCCAATGCGTAAACGCTTCTTTAACTGCACTTAGTGatgcaagttttaaatttcTTTCATTCGGTGGacccaaaactaaaaaaataagcTAAAGATTCACTCCCacttaattagaaaaaaatgtatTAAGTGATGATCTAGAACTATTTATTAGGTACCTACTTTATCACTAATTGTATGTTTATGTGACGTGtgtggatgattttttttaaaaaaaggatc
The nucleotide sequence above comes from Phragmites australis chromosome 4, lpPhrAust1.1, whole genome shotgun sequence. Encoded proteins:
- the LOC133917047 gene encoding uncharacterized protein LOC133917047, which gives rise to MLQASSERPAARLWVPGMGPQLMDAGSARAQEIARRREEMMGMLHDLPESEYELSLTDLVEKAGGEAVVAAAPSEEKELGPTGWSVSGRQAGQQQQPTPAGRPERRGSARRRDSGSGSSFRSSSDGVLLNFYMPRSLTRSFTAPRPSRTPLVSGCRTPSVSSDCNKRERDADAETVKCWSLLWDRRWRKSSRRDPGAPPNEPTIRAASAAILKAKI